The Pyrodictium delaneyi genome contains a region encoding:
- a CDS encoding DNA double-strand break repair nuclease NurA, with protein MPRLAGDWFIDLFTGEAEKLIESLRGRTTARQGLGAPPAYWWIPGLPEPHSSGVVAAVDGGGGLEPLGGFGAVYIARAYGYVEGGEPERGLELRFYPVRELRVLDALRSWLEHRVAVRLVYRLPPGSVLLMDGSLWATVTAGLTAVAKLASRGVQSLGWVYAALLSSYMLAEVSELVRSARERGITIAYVSKDHGLRALKEKVLLEAVAERVRALQPLVSRALDYYPLALREQLLEARRLVPSELRGIFDAALDMSYRDTGFIQDTTGPGPGYSWLLRLPLPQRLSQVISRGGLKGLVERAAAKAEALLAEEPEAEEFRSLAERLPRLLDELPGSRMLYVRLNSSDHPLLVELPGEPGCYYSPGRVLEEPGSIIEEVVATLRRGYAGPEYYNIPLIAAHMNATLSSSQLTSYMRLLEQLAAARGLQLRLARRSLIGRNLPRRRRRLL; from the coding sequence GTGCCGAGGCTTGCTGGCGACTGGTTCATAGACTTGTTTACGGGTGAAGCTGAGAAGCTCATAGAGTCACTACGGGGCAGGACTACTGCTAGACAAGGGCTCGGAGCCCCTCCCGCCTACTGGTGGATTCCTGGGCTTCCAGAGCCACATAGTAGTGGCGTAGTTGCTGCTGTTGACGGTGGTGGCGGGTTAGAGCCGCTGGGCGGTTTTGGAGCTGTGTACATTGCACGTGCTTATGGCTACGTGGAGGGCGGGGAGCCGGAACGGGGGCTTGAGCTACGCTTCTATCCCGTCCGGGAGCTACGGGTCCTGGATGCACTGCGGAGTTGGCTTGAGCACCGGGTGGCTGTGAGGCTCGTTTACCGGCTACCGCCGGGTAGCGTACTATTGATGGATGGGAGTCTGTGGGCCACGGTTACTGCTGGACTTACTGCTGTTGCTAAGCTGGCTTCGCGGGGTGTACAGAGCCTTGGCTGGGTCTATGCCGCGCTACTCAGCAGCTATATGCTCGCCGAGGTCTCTGAGCTAGTACGGTCTGCTAGGGAGCGGGGCATAACCATAGCCTATGTGTCGAAGGACCATGGGCTCCGCGCCCTAAAGGAGAAGGTGCTCCTAGAAGCTGTCGCTGAGAGGGTCCGTGCGCTCCAGCCTCTCGTCTCCCGTGCGCTAGACTACTATCCGCTCGCACTCCGTGAGCAACTCCTTGAAGCCCGGAGACTAGTGCCAAGCGAGCTCCGCGGCATATTCGACGCCGCGCTCGACATGAGCTACCGCGACACAGGGTTCATACAGGATACAACTGGCCCTGGACCTGGGTATAGCTGGCTCCTCCGCCTACCTCTACCCCAGAGGCTAAGCCAAGTAATCTCCCGCGGAGGATTGAAGGGACTAGTAGAGAGGGCTGCCGCTAAGGCTGAGGCGCTGCTGGCAGAGGAGCCGGAGGCCGAAGAGTTCCGCTCCCTAGCAGAGAGGCTTCCTCGGCTACTCGACGAGCTACCCGGTAGCCGGATGCTTTACGTGAGGCTCAATAGTAGCGATCACCCCTTGTTGGTAGAGCTGCCAGGAGAACCTGGCTGCTACTATTCCCCGGGCCGTGTCCTCGAAGAACCGGGCAGCATCATAGAAGAGGTTGTTGCCACCCTGCGGCGCGGGTACGCGGGCCCAGAATACTACAACATACCCCTAATAGCTGCACACATGAACGCTACTCTTTCCTCGAGTCAGTTAACTAGCTACATGAGGCTTCTCGAACAACTTGCCGCAGCCCGAGGGCTCCAGCTAAGACTAGCCCGCCGCAGCCTCATTGGCCGCAATCTTCCCCGCAGACGTCGACGACTCCTCTAG